GACGTGGCGGAGTCGCTGGCCTTCCTGAAGGAGCTGGAGCGGGCGGGTGTGCCGCTGGCGCTGCTGGAGCAGCCGGTGCCGGCGGCGGACGTGGCGGGGATGGCGGAGGTGGCCAGGCGCTCGAAGGTGCCGGTGTGCGCGGACGAGTCGGCGCGCTCGGCGAAGGACGTGCTGCGGCTCATCCGCGAGGGCGCGGCGCACGCCATCAACATCAAGACGATGAAGTGCGGCGTGGTGGAAGCGCTGACGATGTGGAGCCTGGCGCGCGCGGCGGGCATGGAGCTGATGGTGGGCGGCATGGTGGAGAGCGTGCTGGCCATGAGCGCATCCGCGCACCTGGCCGCGGGCCTGGGCGGCTTCACCTACGCGGACCTGGACACGCCGCTGTTCATCGCGAAGCACCCGTTCCGCGGCGGCATCCGCTACGACGGCGCGCGGCTGGACTTCGACCCGGACGCACCGGGGCACGGCGTCACGCTGGGCTGAGGCGCAGAGGCGCGCTTTCCGGGCCCTGTCGCTTCACGCTGCGGCGCGCACTAGCGAAGCCGCTGCTGCAAGTGCTCACGGCGGTTTCCAAGCCCGGCGATTACCGCCCGCTGGCGTGCGATGGGCCAGTCCGGCTCGAAGTCCAATCGCTGGCCGGAACGCAGCGTGAATTCCAGACCTGCCCGCGTGCGCACCACCAGGGAGCTACGAGGCTCCGCGAGCTCCTCGACGATGCTCCACATGACCAGGGGCTTGCCCGCACGATATCGGCCGGAGCCGAAGCGACCCTGGTGCAGCCCCCACCATCGGTTCCATTCGACAGGGTCAATGCTGGGCATCTCCATCTCGGTCGCTGGCTCGTCTTCATCATCGGGAGCCGGCACGCTCACCTTCCGGGTGAGTCCTGCTCCCGTGATGAGCTGAAGCGCGGATGCCGCCGCCTGAGCGACTGACTCGCCATCCGACAGATGCTCGATGAGCTGCGGAATCGAGCCACCGTTGCCGACAATCCCCATGGCCGCCAGCGCGGGCGCGGTCGACGCTGCGACGGTGCTGAGCCGCAGCAGCACGGGGAGCCCATGTTCCCCCCCCGCCATGGCGAAGAGCTCGATGAAAGCAGCAGGTGCGCCCCCCTGCTCGCACACACCACGGCACAGCTCGAATGCGTGGCGAGACCCGAGCAGCAGTGCGGCCTGGAACTGCAGCAGAGCGAGCTCGGATGGCACATGCAGCATCCGTTCGAGCGTCGGCAAGACGGGCTGGTGCGCACACTTCGCGAGAGAGAGTGCCGCGGCACTTCGCACCTCCATGGCGGCGTCATCGAGCAGTGGCACGAGCGCAGGTCCCTCCTTATCTCGCCTCCTTCCCAGTGCCCGGGCTGCCGCCGCGCGGACCTCAGGCCTGTCATTGAGCAGCACGCGTGTCAGGAACGCGGGGATGCCTGGGTGGTCCGCCAGGACCAGGGCACCCTCCCAGCTCGAGAGGAACTCGGGCCACTCCTCTTTGGGTGCAGGGAGTGCATCCGGGGCGAGGGCCTCTGGCGCCAGAGAAGCAAGAGAGAACAAGGCGGCGGGAATCAGGCTGACATCACCTCCCGAGAGCGCCTCGGATGCGATGGAGACCGCGACC
This DNA window, taken from Pyxidicoccus xibeiensis, encodes the following:
- a CDS encoding HEAT repeat domain-containing protein, with the translated sequence MNLLAHPSAADFLRGFQEEHLSELEFLLGQRQRRLREPALSWRDAESVETRIEGHLEAMRAGGPVAVSIASEALSGGDVSLIPAALFSLASLAPEALAPDALPAPKEEWPEFLSSWEGALVLADHPGIPAFLTRVLLNDRPEVRAAAARALGRRRDKEGPALVPLLDDAAMEVRSAAALSLAKCAHQPVLPTLERMLHVPSELALLQFQAALLLGSRHAFELCRGVCEQGGAPAAFIELFAMAGGEHGLPVLLRLSTVAASTAPALAAMGIVGNGGSIPQLIEHLSDGESVAQAAASALQLITGAGLTRKVSVPAPDDEDEPATEMEMPSIDPVEWNRWWGLHQGRFGSGRYRAGKPLVMWSIVEELAEPRSSLVVRTRAGLEFTLRSGQRLDFEPDWPIARQRAVIAGLGNRREHLQQRLR